In Mycolicibacterium tusciae JS617, the DNA window TGAAGCCTGAACAATCAGCAAGACACCGCGGGGTGAGGTGCATGCCGAGGTCAACGGGTGGACTACCACCGGTGGAACTCCCTGCCGCGCGATCGCGAGATTGACTTCACCCGAGGCCAATTCAACTCAACAGAATCGGTCGTTGGAGGCCAGGCCATCCCTCGACCAACCACGCCCGGCCGTCTGCAGGCACAGTATGAAGCCCTACAACGCCACGTCGCTGGCTACCTCGATCAAGCGGGAGCTACCGGAGGCTCGTCAGCACCGGGCCAGACTACGGCCTGCGCGACGAACACCGAACCTTCCCCGAATGTGACCGTCGACCCACCATGAAGCACGAAGCCCGGCTCTAACGCCTCACTGACGCGAGAGCAGAACGCCGCATCATCCGGTCCAGTCAACACCCGAAGCCGCGGGAACGATCACTCATACCGGAATTTCAGACGTGAGCGCCGCAAACTCGTCAGGACCGGAACCAGATCAAGCCGCCGTGGTGAGGCGGGATGTAGTTGACATATCCAATCGTGGCGACGACTGGGGGACAGTTGACGCCGTAGTCTATCTCGAATGCCCCGATCGCCACCTTCGCCCACTCGATGGCCTCGGCGTTGTAGATATGCTCGATCGCCGCCGATACCGCTCGTGGCACGGGGCTCGGCAGTTCGGCCAGTATATTGGCCTGTTCGTAAAGCAGCGCCGGCTCACGCATGGCGGGTAGAACGTCCCAAACCGTCGTCCAGCGCTCCGTCACCGACGGCCGGCACCCGGTGCGACCATCTCGCCTCGGCGGCAGGGCCCGCAGAAGATCGGTCCACGACTCGGTACCGTCGGTCAGGGCGACGGAGGTTTGCCGGTACCTCAGACGGCGGTGAGCATGCCGGCCAGCTCTGTGCGCCGGTTGGAGTCCAGGGGCAAGAGAGGGGGCCGCGGATCGCCAACGGCCCGGCCCAGCAAGTCCAGCCCCGCTTTGACTGCGGTGGGCAGCCCGGTATCGACGATGAAACGCAGTAGCGGAGCCAGTTCGTCGTAGATTCGCCCGGCCCGGGCCTGGTCGCCGGACTGGACGGCTGTGTAGAGATCCAGACACGGTTGTGGTCGAAGGTTGGGCGCGGCAGTACACCAGCCGCTGGCGCCCGCGGTCAGCGCGTCGAGGACCAGCGGATTGCTTCCGTTGTAGAACGGCAACTGGTCGCCGGAGAGCTCTTTGATCCGCAGCATCCTGTTCAGATCACCGGTGGACTCCTTGACCATCGTGAAGTTCTCGACCTCACCGAACATCTGTACCAGCAGTTCCGGGGTCATGTCGATCCCTGATGTGGCGGGGTTGTTGTAGGCCATGATCGGGATGTTGATCGCCGAGCCCACCGACTGGTAATGGTGCGCGATCTCGCGGTCGGTGAGCTTCCAGTACGACACGGGAAGGATCATCACGGCGTCGGCGCCGGCGCGCTCGGCGTGGCGTGCACGCCGAATCGTGTTGGCGGTAGTCAGATCAGAGGCGCCGACGATTACCGGGATCCGTTTGCCAACGACGCCCACGGCGGTGTCGACGACGGTGTCGAACTCCTTCTCACTCAGGTAGGCGGTTTCTCCGGTGCTGCCGAGGGGGGCGATGGCGTGCACGCCTGCATCGACGAGGTTTTCGATGAGTGCGGCGAGCTTGCCAGTGTCGATTGCGTCGCCGTCGATGGTGAACGGGGTGACGGGGTAGGCGATGATGCCGTGCAGGGCGGTGGTCATAGCGGAAGTTCCTTTCAACGGGGGTGCGGGTCAGTTGGTGAGGGCGTCAGGGTGCTTGGCCAGGGCGCGTCGGGCGTAGTAGGCGAAGTTCGCCTGACTGCGTTTGGGGCTCAAGGTCCAGTCATGGGCCTCGCGGGCAAGCCGGGGCGGCAGTTCGGCGATGGTGCCGGCGGCCATGGCTGCGAGTTGCAGCTTGGCTGCTCGTTCGATCAGCATCGCCAACGAACAAGCCTCCTCGACGGTGGCGCCCGCGACGACGTGGCCA includes these proteins:
- a CDS encoding YunG family protein, coding for MDYHRWNSLPRDREIDFTRGQFNSTESVVGGQAIPRPTTPGRLQAQYEALQRHVAGYLDQAGATGGSSAPGQTTACATNTEPSPNVTVDPP
- a CDS encoding dihydrodipicolinate synthase family protein: MTTALHGIIAYPVTPFTIDGDAIDTGKLAALIENLVDAGVHAIAPLGSTGETAYLSEKEFDTVVDTAVGVVGKRIPVIVGASDLTTANTIRRARHAERAGADAVMILPVSYWKLTDREIAHHYQSVGSAINIPIMAYNNPATSGIDMTPELLVQMFGEVENFTMVKESTGDLNRMLRIKELSGDQLPFYNGSNPLVLDALTAGASGWCTAAPNLRPQPCLDLYTAVQSGDQARAGRIYDELAPLLRFIVDTGLPTAVKAGLDLLGRAVGDPRPPLLPLDSNRRTELAGMLTAV